CCCACGTCTCGTGCGCCGCGGCCGTAACCACGGCACGGGCTTCGGCCGAGCGCAGCACAACGAACCGCCACGGCTGTTGATTTCCCCCCGACGGAGCCCAGCTGGCCGCGCGCAGGCATCGGTCGAGTATTTCGTCGTCGATGGGTTCGTCTCGGTACCTGCGCACAGCCGTGGCGGTGCGCATCACCGTCCACAGATCCGTAGAAGTCGACGGCACGTCGGTCATGCCGTCATCGTTCCCGGCAACACGCCCCGCCATGTCCCGCCACGCACCGGTCCGGTCACCAGCGGGAGGTCGAGCGTCGACAACATCCCCGGCGGGGCAGCAATCACCGCGGGGATGGCGTTGAGCTCGCGCATCACCGTCGCATAGGTCAAGCCGCGCATATTGTTTCCCCGGCCATGCATCTCGATGTCGACCGTGTAGGTCGGCAGTCCGTCGACGATCACCCGGTAGCCGCCGTGCGGTGACGGGTGCCGCGGCCAGTCCGGCGCCGCACCCTCACCCATGCGCGTGATGTGTTCGAGGACGATGCGCTCCTCGCCGTCGACCATCCCGGCGAGCTTGAACCGCATTCCGCCCATCGTGCCCGGCTCGACCCAGCCCGACGCCACCTCGTAACGCGTTGTGGCCAACCACTTCTCGATCGTCGTTTCGACGCGATCCAACGGTAGACCGACTCCGTCGGCGACCAGATGCACGGTCGGCGCCCACAGGGCGGCGAGACGTTCGGTGTCGAACAGCGGCGCCGGATGGTCCGGCGGATGGCCGAATCCCATGAAGTCGAACATGATGTCGGGCTGGTTGATCGGTCCGTAGTCGAGTATCTCGAGCATCGTGATGGTGTCCACGCGACTGGAGAAGCCGGTCATCGTCAGCGCGATCACATCGTTCGCCCAGCCGGGATCGACCCCGCTGTTGAAGAAGCTGGTGCCGCCCGCCTCACACGCCGCCCGGATGAGGTCGACGGTTTCCTTGTCGGCGGCCGGCGGGTAACACATCGGCACCAGGGATGTGCAGACGACGTTCTTACCCGCACGCAGGCAGCGGGCGATGTCCTCGGCCGCCTCGCGGTAGCGGTAATCGCCCGATGCGAAGTACGCGACGACGTCGGCGTCGATCGACAGCGCTGCCGCGATGTCGCGGGTGGCGATCACCCCGGTCGCAGGCATACCGCACAGGGCGCCGGCATCCTTGCCGTCCTTGGCCTCCGCGTGCACCACCACACCGACGAGGTCGAGTCCCGGATGCGCGATGAGCGCACGCAGGGCACCGACGCCCACCTGCCCTGGTCCCCACAGAATCACCCGCGGATTGCGTTCACGTCCGGTCATGTGCACCCTTCCCGACTGCCGGTGACCCCATCGTGAGAACATACTTTCTCATAAATCGGTAACACCGTTACCGTACTGCAGAGCCCAGAGGAGCACGGTGAGCGACTACGAATTCTTGAAGTGGCAGACGTTCGACGACGGCCAGATCGTCCGAATCTCGTTGAACAGGCCCGAACAGCGCAATGCGCAGAACCGCGGAATGCTGGTCGAACTCGACGAGGCGTTCGGGCGGGCCGAGGCCGATGACGCGGTGCGGGTCGTGATCCTGGCGGGCGAGGGAAAGATGTTCTCCTCGGGTCACGACATCGGGTCGAAGCAGGCCAGCAAGGAGTTCCGGCCAGGCCCCGATCAGCATCCGACGGCCACGATCAACGGAGGCACGCGCGAGGGTTCGGAAAAGATCATGCTGCAGGAGTGGCATTACTTCTTCCAGAACACGTTGCGCTGGCGCAACCTCCGCAAGATCACGATCGCGCAGGTACATGGTGACGTGTTCTCCGCGGGACTGATGCTGATGTGGGCGTGCGACCTCATCGTCGGTAGCGATGACGTGCGCTTCGCCGACGTTGTCGGCACGCGACTCGGTATGTGCGGGATGGAGTATTTCGGACATCCTTGGGAGTTCGGCCCCAGGAAGGCCAAGGAGCTGCTGCTCACCGGCGACGCGATCGACATCCACGAGGCACATCGGCTCGGAATGGTCAGCAAGGTGTTCAGCCGTGACGAGCTCGCCGACCGCACGTTGGACCTGGCCCGTCGCATCGGCGAAGTGCCGACCATGGCCGCGCTGTTGATCAAGGAGTCGGTCAACCAGACCGTCGACAACATGGGTTTTTACAACTCCCTGCAGGCCTGCTTCACGCTGCACCAACTCAATCATTCGCATTGGGTGGGTGTCCGCGACGACAGGCGCGCGACGGCGGGCCCGGAGAACGGCGTCCCCGACTGGCGCACTGCCCCACCGATTGTGCTGGCGGAGAAGGACAAGGTGCGGGCCGACGCATGACACTCACTCCTCAACCGATGGAGGTCACCATCCCCGGCCACCTCTTCGGCCAGTTGCCGTTCTATGACGTCGTCGACACCGATGACTGCGTCGTAATCGACCTGCACACCCGGGCGGATCTGGTCAACATCCGCGGCGCGCTACAAGGTGGCCTGGTCGCGACACTGATCGATGTGGCAGGCGGACGGTTGGCGATCAGGCACACCGACGGCGCAGCGGGCGCTGGCACAGCGGACATGTCGATCCACTATCTCGCGCCGATCGTCGAGGGTCCGGCACGCGCCACGGCGACGCTGCTCCGCGCAGGCAGGCGACTGATCGTCGTCGCGGTCGACGTGGTCGATGTGGCTGCGGATCGGTTGGCCGCACACGCCACGCTGAGCTTCGCGGTGATGGCGACGCGACCGCCCGTTCAGGAGACGGCAACTCCATAGCGAGCGTCGGCGACGCGATCCAGAGCTACCGCCGAGTCGCCGAACGCCATCGCCCATCCCCGGCAGCGCCGGTAGTACAGCTGGATGTCGCCTTCCATCCCGAAGCCGTAGCCGCCGTGGATGTGGAGGCTGCGATGCGTTGCGTCGCGGGCGGTTTCGTATGCGAATGCGAACGCCATCGCGGCAAGTTCGCTGACCCGGTCCGGTTCGTCGGCGAACGCGCACGCAGCTTTCAGCGCCAACAGCCGCGCACCGTCGGCCGCCGTGGCGCTGTCGGCGAGCGGGTGTGACACCGCCTGAAAGGTGCCGATCGGCGCGCCGAACGCGTGCCGTTGTTTGGCGTATTCCGCACCCATTTCCACGGCCCGCCGGGCGGCACCGGCCAACGCGGCAGCGGTCAACACCAGCCACCGGTCCAGCGCATCCGAGAAGAGTCGATCCGCGGCGCCGCCTTCGGCGAGGACGACGACATCCCTGTCGACGGTGATATCGGCCAGGGGCAGAGAGCCGAGGTTTCGCACCGGTTGTCGGTTATCCGTGACCGGCACCGCCACCAACCGGCCGTCGACCAATGCCAGCACTGCATCGGCGACGGCACCGGCCGGGACCAGCCCCAGCACGTCACCGCGGGCCACCCGCGGCGCGAAGGTGACGAGCTTGTCGCCGGCCAGCGCTTGCGCGAGCAACTCGGCACCCACCGCGTCGCACCGGGCGAGAAGCTGAGCCGCCACCTGTGTTTCGATCACCGGGGCCGACGCGACCGCCCTGCCGAACTGTTCGGCGATCAGGGCCAACTCGAGTTCGGTTGCGCCCCAACCACCGACGGCTTCGTCGACGGCCATCTCGACTGCACCGGTGTCCGTCAGCGCCTTCCACAGCTGAGGGTCGAACCCCAGCGGTTCGGCAGCGCGCACACGTTCGGACGTCGACTCCCTGGCGTAGATCGCGGCGAACGAGTCGACCAATTAACGCTGTTCACCGGTGAGGCTCAGGTCCAATAGACAGTCCCATCACATGCGGATACGGCTACTCTCACAATTGAGAGTAGCATTATCATCTGCTGGTCCAATCGGCCTGACTGACGACAGATTGGCTCGACTTCATGCACTTTCGACTCGATCCGGCGACCGAGGCATTCCGTGCCGGGTTGCGCGCTCATCTGGCCGAGACCATCACGCCGGAGTTCGAGGAACGGATATATCGCAGCGGAGTCGCGCACGACGACGACTTCGCGAAGGGCCTGGTCGACAAGGGCTATTTCGCACCCGGTTGGCCCGCCGAGTTCGGCGGTCAAGACCGTAACGCGTGGGACGATCAGGTCGTCCGCGAGGAGATGATGCTCGTCGACGCGCCGGTGTATCTGTCCGAAACCACCCGGATGGTCGCATCGATCATCCGCGAGGTCGGCACCCCGCAGATGAAGGACCGTATCCTCGCAGGCGCGCTGAAGGGCGACATCACCATCGCTCTCGGTTTTACCGAGCCGGAGTGCGGATCAGACGTGGCAGCCGCCCGCACACGGGCCGTGCGTGACGGGGACGATTGGATCATCAACGGTTCCAAGATGTTCACCACCAATGGACACATCGCGGACTATGTGTTCCTGCTGGCTCGAACGAATTCCGACAAGCCGAAGCATCAGGGCCTCACGATGTTTCTCGTCCCGCTCGACTCCGACGGTGTCGAGGCACAACCGGTCTGGACACTGTCCGGCGAACGCACCAACATCACGTTCTACAGCGATGTCCGAATTGGCGACGAATGGCGCATCGGCGACGTCGACGCGGGCTGGCAGGTACTCGGGCTGTCGCTACAAGACGAACACGCCTCGGGCTGGGGTCCCCACCTGGTCCGCCTTCTGGCACACGCCGAGCAGTGGGCGCGCGCAACGACGGCCGATGACGGCTACGCGCAGCTGTCCAAGACCGACGTTCGACGCCGGATCGCAAGAGTGGCAATGGAAGTCGAGGTTTCCGAGCTTCTGCTGCGCAGATGCGTCTGGATGGCCGAGCAGGGTCAGGTTCCCGTCGCGGAGGGACCCATGTCCAAGGTGTTCAGCACGGAATCACTCGTGCGGGCCAGCCAGGACATCGTCGAACTCGTGGGACCCGACGCGATGCGCAGCTATTTCGAGCCAACGGCACCCGAGCAGGGTCGCTTCGAGCATCTGCTGCGATTTTCATTGGGCACCACGATCTATGCGGGCACCAGCGAGGTACAACGCACCATCATCGCCCAGCGTGGGCTCGGTCTACCCCGTTAGTTTTCGCGGCTTGCGCGCTGTCGACCGTTTCGCGGGGGTCTTGGCGGCGACGGCCTTTGGCTTACTGTCCGTGGGCGGGGTGAGCGCTTGCTTGCACCAGGCCCACAGCTGATCCTCGGACAGTTCTGCACCCTTGACGCCCAGGTGAAACACGCCGATCTGGGCGAGCGCAATCAACGTCGAGTTCAGGAGCGTCGTCAACTGCGCGGGCGTCATGTCTTTGCGCACCAGTCCGGCACGCGAGCACGACGTGAGGATCTTCGTCAACAGCTTCTGGTGCGGCTCCCAGATCTTGGCGAAGTCGGCGGGGCGCTCGATCTCCAAACTCAGGTTGTAGATCGTCATCACCCTGCCACCGATCGCCTCGGATGACTCAGCCCTGGAGAGGAATCCGCGGCAGAACGCCTCGAGCTGTTCCATCGGACCGTCGGCCGCAGCCACCTCGTGGCGGATCGCTTCGATGAACTGGCTGGTGGCGTTCTCATAGAGAGCCAGCAGGAGTTCTTCCTTACCCGCGAAATGCTGGTAGAAGGCGCGCAGGCTGAGGTTGGACCGGTCGATCAACGTCTGGATGGTGAAGTCCGCCCTGCCGGATTCCTCGACCAGTTCCAGCGCCGTAGCGAGGAACCTCGAACTGCGTGCCAACGCACGCGCACGGGCGGCGGATAGCCGCCGCTCGATGGTTCGTTCCTGCCAACTGGTCGGCATCTCCAGTTCGGCGTCCACGAGTTCCAGTTCGGCCTCGGTGTCGTCGCCGGTGCGCTTCTTAGCAGTCATGGTGGTTTGAGAATACTGGTTCCCGGACGATTCCACGCAATCTACCTACACGGGTATGTTGAGCTGCCCGTTCGATCTAGCCCGCTTCCCGCGACGCCCGGGCACTGCCGACCGCACCCGTGCGATACTCTGGAAACGGTCATTCTCGCTTGCGGTAATCAAAGTTCCGCGCGGTCCGCCAGACTTGCGAGATTGAAGCCACCGTCCTCGAAGGAGTGCAGTCTTGAGCGCAGACATTCTGATCGTGTCGCCGGACGACCACCTGGTGGAGCCCGCGGATCTGTGGACGAGCAGGCTGCCGGAGCGCTACCGGGACATCGGGCCACACATAGTCCGGCATCGGGGGCGGATGGACCCGTCGGTCACCTCCGACGTCGCGTTCATCGAGGACGAAGATGGCCGCGACGCCGACATCTGGCACTACGAAGATTCGATCATCCCGATACCGCTGATCAGCGCGGCGGCGGGTTATGAACTCGATGAGCTGACCACCGACCCCATCACCTATGACGAGATGCGGCCCGGCTGCTACCGCCCCGCCGACCGGCTCGCCGACATGGACATCGCGGGGATCGAGGCGTCGGCGTGCTTCCCCAACACCCTCGTCCGCTTCTGCGGCCAACGTTTCCTCTACGCCAAGGACAAGGACCTGGCGCTGCTGTGTGTACGGGCCTACAACGACTTCCAGATCGACGAATGGGGTGGTAGCTCCAACGGCCGGCTGATCCCGCTGGGCATCATCCCGCTGTGGGATGTCGAACTGGCGACCAAGGAAGTCGAGCGCGTCGCCGCCAAGGGGATGCCCGCGGTGTGCTTCTCGGAACTTCCCGCGAGACTGGACCTACCGTCGATCCACAGCGGCTACTGGGACCCGTTCTTCGCCGCCTGCGAACGCAGTGACGTAGGCATCATGCTGCACATCGGATCGAGTTCCTCGCTGACGAAGTCCTCCCCCGACTCGCCGCACGTCGTCACGAGCGCGCTGATGGCGGTGAATTGCACTATCGCGCTCGTCGATTGGTTGTTCTCCGCCAAGCTCAAGCAGTTCCCCAAACTCAAGATCGCGTTCGCGGAGGCGCAGGCGGGTTGGATCCCCTACTATCTGCAGCGGTGTGACGAGGTGTGGGAGGACCGGCGCACGTGGGGCGGTATCCATCCGCTGCTGACCGAACCGCCGAGCACCCAGGTGCCGGGTCGGGTGTGGTTCTCCACGTTCGGCGACCCCGTCGCGTTCCGCATCCTCGACCTCGTCGGCGAGGACCAGTTGATGTTCGAGACCGACTATCCGCACAACGATACGAACTGGCCGCACAGCATGGATGTCGCCAATAAGGCGACGGAGGGACTCGACGAGGAGACCAAGCGGAAGGTGTTGTCCACCAACGCCAAGAACTTCTTCGGCCTGGCCTGACCGTTCGCCGCCCGTTCCTTCGCGAGCAGTCGTAAAGTGCCCCAAAACCCCGGCGTGTCGGGGCACTTTACGTCTGCCCGCGACAAGAACTAGAGAGCTTTCCAGTCGGGCTTGCGTTTCTCCAGGAATGCGCGCGGGCCTTCGATGGCATCCTTCGTCAGCGCCACCTTCATCCGGTAGTTCTCGGCGAGCAGTTCGGCTTCATAGATCGGCAGTGTCAATCCTTTGCGCACGGCCATCCGCGAACCCCGCACCGCCAGTGGTGCATTCGAGTTCACCACCTCGGCGATCTCCCAGGCGCGGTCCATCAACGTGTCGTGTGGCACCACTTCGGTGAAGACGCCGAGATCGTACGCGCGTTGGGCGTCGAGTTGTTCGTGCTTACCCATCAGGATGAGCCGCATCGCAACCGGCAACGGCAGGATCCGTGCCAGTCGCACCCCCTCGCGTCCCGAGGTGACTCCGATGCTCACATGCGGATCCATCAACGTGGCGCGCTCGGACGCGACGGTGATGTCGGCGGTCGTGACCAAGTCGAGGCCTGCGCCGCAGGCGATGCCGTTGACCGCACAGATGATCGGTTTCGTCATCTGAAGCCACGGCGGGGTCGCCTCCTGGGGGGCGTCCCACTGACGCATCGAACTGAGGATGGGTTCGCCCTGGTTGTCGATGCCCGCGGCGTTCTCCATGTCGTGGTCGGCAGCCTTGTTGACGTCGGCGCCGACGCACAGCGCGCGGCCGGCACCGGTGATGATCACCGTCCAGATGTCCTGGGAGCGCTCTATTTCCGCGTAGGCCACCGCGAGTTCGGCGATCATCTCGTCGTTTATCGCGTTGAGCACCTCGGGACGGTTGAGGGTCACACAGGCGGTGTGCCCCTTGACCTCGACCTCGATCGTGTCGTATTGCGTCACGTAACGTGGCTCCCTTGTTCTGAAACCTTGTCCAAATCCGTTGTCGCATCGGGCCGGAACCCGAAGATCGCGTTGAATCTCTCACAGTATCGCGGCCAGACATCGGGATTCAGTAGTCGCGGGGGCATGCCGCCCGCGAAGATCGTCTGCCACTGCGTCGCGGTCGCCACCGCGATGTCGTGGGCGGCTTCGATCGTGATCCCCGCGGTGTGCGGGGTCGCCACCACGTTGTCGAGGTGCAGCAGCGGGTTGTCGTGTCTTGGCGGCTCCTGGTGGAACACGTCCAGACCCGCGCCCGCGATACCGCCACTGACGAGCGCGTCGAGCAGCGCCGCTTCGTCGTGGACGGGACCGCGTGCCGTCGTGATGAAGAACGCAGTCGGCTTCATCGCCGCGAACTGCGCCTTGCCGATGAGTCCTTCGGTCTCACTGGTCAGCGGGCATGTGACTTGTACGAAATCCGAGCGTTCGACGAGCTCGTCGAGCGAAACCAGCTCCACCCCGCGGCGTTCAGCGGTCACTTCGTCAAGGTAGGGGTCGAAGACCAGGACGTCCATTGCGAAGGGCGCGCACAGTTCGACGAGGCGACCGCCGATGGCGCCGAGTCCGACCACACCGAGCGTCTTTCCCATCAGCTGACTGCCGCGCAGTGCCAGGCGGTCACCGAGCGGGCCGCTGCGCAGCCGGCGGTCGGCGACGGTGATCTTCTTAGCGAGGTCGAGCATGAATCCCAGCGCGTGCTCAGCCACCGCTTCGGCACCAGGGCCCGAGTTGTTGCATACCGCGACACCTGCCTGCGTGCACGCCTCGACGTCGATCACGTCGTACCCCGCGCCCGCGGAACACACCGCGAGCAGGTCCCGACAGCGCGTTACCAGATCGCGCCCCGCCAGCCACTGCGATCCGCCGGCAACCGACGCCACATCGGTGCGGGTGGCCACCTGGTATCCGTGCGCGGATTCCAGTGCCGCCCAGCCCTGTTCATCGGGCGCGGTGAGGTCCAGCTTGCGAACGTCCACGTCCGCTACCTCGAGAATGTCACCGGCGACGGGGTCTGTCCATCGTTCGTAGACCAGTCGCGGGCGCGGACCGTTCGTCATTTGTTCAGTTTGGGCTTCGCCTGCGCCGCTTTGAACATTTCGGCCAGTTCGGCGTCGACGTTCTTGTAGTCGTTAGGCGCAATCGCGCCGTCCCGTCCCGGCACCACGTCGTAGCCGAGCCGCAGATCCTTGTTCTCCATGTGGAAGTATTCGCGGCCGATCGGCAGCCGACGGTCCTCGCGTGGTACCTCCATCCAGGCGCGCAGGAAACAGCGGGCCTTCTTGGGATCGGTGCTGCTGACGAAGTCCGAGCGCGAATGGCACATCGCGAAGTTATTGGCGACCGCGGCTTCTCCTGATTCGAGCCGGAATTCGACCTGTTGCTCGACCAGGATGGCCCGCAACAGCTCGATCGCCTCCTCTTGCTTGGGCGTGAACTCGCGGCCCAGGGTCTTCATCGCGGGCAGGATGCTGCTGTACGTGAAGTTGATGCAAATGCGGCCGTCGATCTGGGAGAAGACCGGCACGTCATACGGGGTCACATCGGGTTGATCGTCAGGTTGCTCACTGCGACGGTGATGCGGAAAGCCCTGATACAGCACATCGAGCAGATCCGGCCGCTCGGCCAGGATCCGGTTGTGCGCCGCGGGACCGCTGGCGAACTGGCTCTCACCGCCCTGCGCCGCCGGGTAGACGCATAGCAGCGACAGGATGTCCGCGGCATCGTTGTGCATCGCGAGTTCGGCTCGCGACTTGGTGCCGCGGGCGGGTTGAACACCGTTCGGCAACACCTCCTCCTGTACCCGCACCATGCGGTGGCCGAAGGAGTTGTTGGACACCAGGTAGCCCAGATGCGTGCAGAACGCCCAGTAGATGCGTTCGAGGTCCTCGATCGAGTGCTGCTCGACCGGAAACCCGCGCACGCACGCGAGGCCTCTGCCGAACATCAGCTCGTGGTACAGCCGCGCAAGGTCCTCGTCGAGGTCGGGGTGGCGCGCATCTTCCGGTGTGATGTCGTCGCGATCCTTATGCGCGGTCTTGGCCAGAATCGATTCCAAGGCGGCGACGTTACGGGCGGACAGGTCGAAGGCGAAGTCCTCCTTGCTGGTGAAATCAGCGCCCGTCCACGCCATCGGATCGGTGACTTGCTCGGTGTAGATCGCGGTGGGCATCCGTCCTCCTGTTGTCCTGGCACATCTTTCGGCAATCGCTGCTAGTCGTCCGTGTCACTGCTCACGTGGCTTATCGAGTTCCCGGAGCGCCTCTGCGCGCGTCGTGGCCGCATCGGTCATCATCCCGACATCCGTGCCAGCCGAGATGAATCGCAGGCCCTGGTCCACGAACCATTTCAGCAGGTCAACGGACTTGATTCCAGCCACTCCGAGC
The nucleotide sequence above comes from Mycolicibacterium moriokaense. Encoded proteins:
- a CDS encoding acyl-CoA dehydrogenase family protein; translated protein: MHFRLDPATEAFRAGLRAHLAETITPEFEERIYRSGVAHDDDFAKGLVDKGYFAPGWPAEFGGQDRNAWDDQVVREEMMLVDAPVYLSETTRMVASIIREVGTPQMKDRILAGALKGDITIALGFTEPECGSDVAAARTRAVRDGDDWIINGSKMFTTNGHIADYVFLLARTNSDKPKHQGLTMFLVPLDSDGVEAQPVWTLSGERTNITFYSDVRIGDEWRIGDVDAGWQVLGLSLQDEHASGWGPHLVRLLAHAEQWARATTADDGYAQLSKTDVRRRIARVAMEVEVSELLLRRCVWMAEQGQVPVAEGPMSKVFSTESLVRASQDIVELVGPDAMRSYFEPTAPEQGRFEHLLRFSLGTTIYAGTSEVQRTIIAQRGLGLPR
- a CDS encoding PaaI family thioesterase; this translates as MEVTIPGHLFGQLPFYDVVDTDDCVVIDLHTRADLVNIRGALQGGLVATLIDVAGGRLAIRHTDGAAGAGTADMSIHYLAPIVEGPARATATLLRAGRRLIVVAVDVVDVAADRLAAHATLSFAVMATRPPVQETATP
- a CDS encoding enoyl-CoA hydratase/isomerase family protein; amino-acid sequence: MTQYDTIEVEVKGHTACVTLNRPEVLNAINDEMIAELAVAYAEIERSQDIWTVIITGAGRALCVGADVNKAADHDMENAAGIDNQGEPILSSMRQWDAPQEATPPWLQMTKPIICAVNGIACGAGLDLVTTADITVASERATLMDPHVSIGVTSGREGVRLARILPLPVAMRLILMGKHEQLDAQRAYDLGVFTEVVPHDTLMDRAWEIAEVVNSNAPLAVRGSRMAVRKGLTLPIYEAELLAENYRMKVALTKDAIEGPRAFLEKRKPDWKAL
- a CDS encoding hydroxyacid dehydrogenase; translated protein: MTNGPRPRLVYERWTDPVAGDILEVADVDVRKLDLTAPDEQGWAALESAHGYQVATRTDVASVAGGSQWLAGRDLVTRCRDLLAVCSAGAGYDVIDVEACTQAGVAVCNNSGPGAEAVAEHALGFMLDLAKKITVADRRLRSGPLGDRLALRGSQLMGKTLGVVGLGAIGGRLVELCAPFAMDVLVFDPYLDEVTAERRGVELVSLDELVERSDFVQVTCPLTSETEGLIGKAQFAAMKPTAFFITTARGPVHDEAALLDALVSGGIAGAGLDVFHQEPPRHDNPLLHLDNVVATPHTAGITIEAAHDIAVATATQWQTIFAGGMPPRLLNPDVWPRYCERFNAIFGFRPDATTDLDKVSEQGSHVT
- a CDS encoding enoyl-CoA hydratase; this translates as MSDYEFLKWQTFDDGQIVRISLNRPEQRNAQNRGMLVELDEAFGRAEADDAVRVVILAGEGKMFSSGHDIGSKQASKEFRPGPDQHPTATINGGTREGSEKIMLQEWHYFFQNTLRWRNLRKITIAQVHGDVFSAGLMLMWACDLIVGSDDVRFADVVGTRLGMCGMEYFGHPWEFGPRKAKELLLTGDAIDIHEAHRLGMVSKVFSRDELADRTLDLARRIGEVPTMAALLIKESVNQTVDNMGFYNSLQACFTLHQLNHSHWVGVRDDRRATAGPENGVPDWRTAPPIVLAEKDKVRADA
- a CDS encoding TetR/AcrR family transcriptional regulator translates to MTAKKRTGDDTEAELELVDAELEMPTSWQERTIERRLSAARARALARSSRFLATALELVEESGRADFTIQTLIDRSNLSLRAFYQHFAGKEELLLALYENATSQFIEAIRHEVAAADGPMEQLEAFCRGFLSRAESSEAIGGRVMTIYNLSLEIERPADFAKIWEPHQKLLTKILTSCSRAGLVRKDMTPAQLTTLLNSTLIALAQIGVFHLGVKGAELSEDQLWAWCKQALTPPTDSKPKAVAAKTPAKRSTARKPRKLTG
- a CDS encoding TauD/TfdA family dioxygenase; translated protein: MPTAIYTEQVTDPMAWTGADFTSKEDFAFDLSARNVAALESILAKTAHKDRDDITPEDARHPDLDEDLARLYHELMFGRGLACVRGFPVEQHSIEDLERIYWAFCTHLGYLVSNNSFGHRMVRVQEEVLPNGVQPARGTKSRAELAMHNDAADILSLLCVYPAAQGGESQFASGPAAHNRILAERPDLLDVLYQGFPHHRRSEQPDDQPDVTPYDVPVFSQIDGRICINFTYSSILPAMKTLGREFTPKQEEAIELLRAILVEQQVEFRLESGEAAVANNFAMCHSRSDFVSSTDPKKARCFLRAWMEVPREDRRLPIGREYFHMENKDLRLGYDVVPGRDGAIAPNDYKNVDAELAEMFKAAQAKPKLNK
- a CDS encoding NAD(P)H-dependent amine dehydrogenase family protein, whose product is MILWGPGQVGVGALRALIAHPGLDLVGVVVHAEAKDGKDAGALCGMPATGVIATRDIAAALSIDADVVAYFASGDYRYREAAEDIARCLRAGKNVVCTSLVPMCYPPAADKETVDLIRAACEAGGTSFFNSGVDPGWANDVIALTMTGFSSRVDTITMLEILDYGPINQPDIMFDFMGFGHPPDHPAPLFDTERLAALWAPTVHLVADGVGLPLDRVETTIEKWLATTRYEVASGWVEPGTMGGMRFKLAGMVDGEERIVLEHITRMGEGAAPDWPRHPSPHGGYRVIVDGLPTYTVDIEMHGRGNNMRGLTYATVMRELNAIPAVIAAPPGMLSTLDLPLVTGPVRGGTWRGVLPGTMTA
- a CDS encoding amidohydrolase family protein, which encodes MSADILIVSPDDHLVEPADLWTSRLPERYRDIGPHIVRHRGRMDPSVTSDVAFIEDEDGRDADIWHYEDSIIPIPLISAAAGYELDELTTDPITYDEMRPGCYRPADRLADMDIAGIEASACFPNTLVRFCGQRFLYAKDKDLALLCVRAYNDFQIDEWGGSSNGRLIPLGIIPLWDVELATKEVERVAAKGMPAVCFSELPARLDLPSIHSGYWDPFFAACERSDVGIMLHIGSSSSLTKSSPDSPHVVTSALMAVNCTIALVDWLFSAKLKQFPKLKIAFAEAQAGWIPYYLQRCDEVWEDRRTWGGIHPLLTEPPSTQVPGRVWFSTFGDPVAFRILDLVGEDQLMFETDYPHNDTNWPHSMDVANKATEGLDEETKRKVLSTNAKNFFGLA
- a CDS encoding acyl-CoA dehydrogenase family protein; protein product: MVDSFAAIYARESTSERVRAAEPLGFDPQLWKALTDTGAVEMAVDEAVGGWGATELELALIAEQFGRAVASAPVIETQVAAQLLARCDAVGAELLAQALAGDKLVTFAPRVARGDVLGLVPAGAVADAVLALVDGRLVAVPVTDNRQPVRNLGSLPLADITVDRDVVVLAEGGAADRLFSDALDRWLVLTAAALAGAARRAVEMGAEYAKQRHAFGAPIGTFQAVSHPLADSATAADGARLLALKAACAFADEPDRVSELAAMAFAFAYETARDATHRSLHIHGGYGFGMEGDIQLYYRRCRGWAMAFGDSAVALDRVADARYGVAVS